Proteins from a single region of Erythrobacter sp.:
- a CDS encoding sugar MFS transporter, which yields MAMAPGAGAAGDYAQGAGDTPQVHAPGLNYFVFALFFIFGGITSLNDVILPKLQELFTLSYTEAMLVQFCFFTAYLLIGIPGAELVKRVGYMRGAVVGLLTMMAGCLLFIPASQTATYGLFLGALFILASGVVVVQVVTNPLISLLGPQKTVHSRLTFAQAFNSLGTTIFPRVGSGLILGGLAGVSAKELSGAELDAYRTAESAAIVSTYIGLAVALAVIAAVVWVYRNKLPHDASAARDAALTTPGRYVAGLVPIIVGGWMVIQGMELPGIALLIAGPAIWLWGNPLLTRTRFSFGALCIFLYVGAEVAIGSLIVGYLMQDSVMSLTERAAGDLIFIYWGGALVGRIIGSAVLRFVSPGMVLAGVAAGAIALVLFSTSATGTTAGYSLLAVGLMNSIMFPTIFSLACEKLGAQAADGSGIINIAIFGGAVIPLLTGILADASGSLGTAMILPISCYAIIAGFGFYARKPA from the coding sequence ATGGCAATGGCACCGGGAGCAGGCGCGGCGGGGGATTATGCGCAAGGGGCAGGCGATACGCCGCAGGTCCACGCACCGGGCCTCAACTATTTCGTCTTCGCGCTGTTCTTCATCTTCGGCGGGATAACCTCGCTCAATGATGTCATCCTGCCCAAGCTGCAGGAACTTTTCACGCTCAGCTACACCGAAGCGATGCTGGTGCAGTTCTGCTTCTTCACCGCCTATTTGCTGATCGGCATCCCGGGGGCAGAGCTGGTCAAACGCGTCGGGTATATGCGCGGGGCAGTTGTGGGCCTGCTCACCATGATGGCCGGCTGCCTGCTGTTCATCCCCGCCAGCCAGACGGCCACCTATGGCCTGTTTCTGGGCGCCTTGTTCATTCTCGCCAGCGGGGTTGTGGTGGTGCAGGTTGTCACCAATCCGCTCATCAGCCTGCTGGGGCCGCAGAAAACCGTGCACAGCCGCCTGACCTTTGCGCAGGCGTTCAACAGCCTTGGCACCACGATCTTCCCCCGCGTTGGATCGGGCCTGATCCTCGGCGGGTTGGCCGGGGTTTCCGCCAAGGAGTTGAGCGGGGCCGAGCTTGACGCCTATCGCACAGCGGAAAGCGCGGCGATTGTTTCGACCTATATCGGCCTTGCCGTGGCGCTCGCCGTGATCGCGGCGGTGGTGTGGGTCTATCGCAACAAGCTGCCGCATGATGCCTCTGCCGCCCGAGACGCCGCGCTGACGACGCCCGGACGCTATGTGGCCGGACTGGTACCGATCATCGTCGGTGGCTGGATGGTGATTCAGGGCATGGAATTGCCCGGCATCGCGCTGTTGATCGCAGGTCCGGCGATCTGGCTGTGGGGCAACCCGCTGCTAACCCGCACCCGGTTTTCCTTCGGGGCGCTGTGCATCTTCCTCTATGTCGGCGCGGAAGTCGCGATTGGCTCGCTGATCGTCGGCTATCTGATGCAGGACAGCGTCATGAGCCTCACGGAACGAGCCGCGGGCGACCTCATCTTCATCTATTGGGGCGGCGCGCTGGTGGGGCGGATCATCGGTTCGGCGGTGCTGCGCTTCGTCAGCCCCGGCATGGTGCTGGCCGGCGTTGCGGCAGGCGCGATTGCGCTGGTGCTGTTCTCCACCAGCGCCACCGGAACGACAGCGGGTTACAGCCTGCTGGCCGTGGGCCTGATGAATTCGATCATGTTCCCGACGATCTTCAGCCTCGCCTGCGAAAAGCTGGGCGCGCAGGCGGCAGACGGATCAGGGATCATCAACATCGCCATCTTCGGCGGCGCGGTGATCCCGCTGCTGACGGGTATCCTTGCAGACGCCAGCGGCAGCCTTGGCACGGCGATGATCCTGCCAATTTCCTGTTATGCGATCATTGCAGGCTTCGGGTTTTACGCCAGAAAGCCCGCGTAG
- a CDS encoding LacI family DNA-binding transcriptional regulator yields MNGGPKRRPTSFDVAERAGVSQPTVSRALSGSPAIAEATRRKVIEAAEALGYFVDERAARLRRGSTGTLAVVVICREGDSASSINPFAYALLGSVCVAASERGFETLVSFQARPDDFFGHYQEQGRADGLVVIGTTTNAPAWEYFRSLEDEGRKVAYWGSPFDELDWVRSDNRAAGRLAVEHLLAAGYKRPCFLGALNTPQVQFTERYEGYAEAMRAAGLEPCLVPTINAETREEEGRRAARGLIERGLIEQGDVDAVFAACDAMALGAIEALAAADIGVPDAVGVMGFDDLVAGRFSRPPLTTLAPDPAEAGAALVEAVLDEDGTKARRRVPVSLIRRGSTAR; encoded by the coding sequence ATGAACGGGGGACCCAAGAGACGGCCGACATCCTTCGATGTGGCGGAGCGGGCGGGCGTCAGCCAGCCGACCGTCAGCCGTGCGCTGTCGGGCAGTCCCGCGATTGCCGAGGCGACCCGTCGCAAGGTGATCGAAGCGGCTGAAGCGCTGGGCTATTTCGTCGATGAACGCGCCGCGCGGCTGCGGCGAGGCTCCACCGGCACGCTCGCGGTGGTAGTGATCTGCCGCGAGGGCGACAGCGCCTCCTCCATCAATCCTTTCGCCTATGCGCTGCTCGGGAGCGTGTGCGTCGCCGCGTCGGAGCGCGGGTTCGAGACGCTGGTGAGCTTTCAGGCCCGCCCCGACGATTTCTTCGGCCACTATCAGGAACAGGGCCGCGCCGATGGCCTTGTCGTGATCGGCACCACCACCAATGCGCCCGCATGGGAGTATTTCCGCTCGCTCGAGGACGAGGGGCGCAAGGTCGCCTATTGGGGCTCGCCGTTTGACGAGCTTGACTGGGTGCGATCGGATAACCGCGCGGCCGGAAGGCTGGCGGTGGAGCATCTGCTGGCGGCGGGTTACAAGCGCCCGTGCTTCCTTGGCGCGCTGAACACGCCGCAGGTGCAGTTCACCGAGCGCTATGAAGGCTATGCCGAGGCGATGCGCGCCGCCGGGCTGGAGCCGTGCCTTGTCCCCACCATCAATGCCGAGACCCGCGAGGAGGAAGGCCGCCGCGCCGCGCGCGGGCTGATCGAGCGGGGGTTGATCGAACAGGGCGATGTCGATGCGGTGTTCGCCGCCTGCGATGCCATGGCGCTGGGCGCGATCGAGGCGCTGGCGGCGGCGGATATCGGCGTGCCGGACGCAGTCGGCGTGATGGGGTTCGATGATCTCGTCGCTGGCCGCTTCAGCCGCCCGCCGCTCACCACCCTCGCGCCCGATCCGGCCGAAGCCGGCGCAGCGCTGGTCGAGGCGGTGCTGGACGAGGATGGCACCAAGGCGCGCCGCCGCGTGCCGGTCAGCCTGATCCGGCGGGGCAGCACGGCGCGCTGA
- a CDS encoding phosphoenolpyruvate carboxylase: MKTIAALDARLGELHQRTRETPLFNPVFQLSLDLSRALEGGEISLDDMGALVAELECEGLKARAGKLRRLLAPQGPAAPLAGEDEDFADFAARWERPQLHAVFTAHPTFLLTPAQSEAVAVAASASASAGEDAGDVVCAVPPTRAGVTLEHEHRAALAAMARAQDARDVIVARLLEQAQSRWPQEWQSLRPLPFRFASWVGYDMDGRTDIGWHTSIAFRLSEKAERLARYTASLEAIDPAHALLGVLRPATAFAATRAADFAGDLSSAEALAEAANRLTMPSAENLLSLTPLIATLEDEAASAAPPRAIRLLTLAAAMRADGLGMGWIHFRVNAKQLHNAVRRRMGDHETIDLASKGAIATLRRLVEEAKPLRTNFAALATESSTAIRQFLAMAQILKHIDADAPIRMLVAECEQPATVLAALYFAKLFGVEGKVDVSPLFETETALEHGGRFLDALLAEPAYRAYARARGRVAVQTGFSDAGRFVGQVPAALAIERLQGRLAEAMAANGLGDVAALVFNTHGESMGRGAHPASFRDRIEWPLSPWARRRFARAGIRLEPEVSFQGGDGYLFFATPELALATLSRIAELRPAETDIAAPADPFYHRTDLSLDFYRAVKEHQGDHLASRTYSRAVTAFGLGLLNPTGSRVSRRQSDINADREMSLRQIRAIPHNAILQQLGYPVNVIAGIGSAADGNREEIAALLTDSPRGRQIMRLVRAANGLTSIKTVAAYGELFNSAYWASRTYRGSEDHLAGPCAALAEYLVGDDRTGVFRRLASRLRIDALKFHRLSDLVPDETPAQDREAVRRRIGVLQALRLALLQHMFLKAVGVPAFSRANDISRRDVIDMVLSLRVDEALAQLRRAFPVRVPGPRDFPLDEPSDYPDGGGEGYGAIERDFMTPIATAQELSLRISTAIANEFGAHG, encoded by the coding sequence GTGAAGACCATCGCAGCGCTCGACGCGCGGCTCGGCGAGTTGCACCAGCGCACGCGCGAGACGCCGCTGTTCAATCCGGTGTTCCAGCTCTCGCTCGATCTGTCGCGCGCGCTGGAAGGCGGTGAAATCAGCCTTGATGACATGGGTGCGCTGGTGGCCGAGCTGGAATGCGAAGGCCTCAAGGCCCGCGCGGGCAAGCTGCGCCGCCTGCTCGCGCCGCAAGGCCCGGCGGCACCGCTCGCCGGTGAAGATGAGGACTTCGCGGATTTCGCTGCCCGCTGGGAGCGTCCGCAGCTCCACGCCGTGTTCACCGCCCACCCCACCTTCCTGCTCACCCCTGCGCAGAGCGAGGCGGTTGCGGTTGCGGCTTCGGCCTCGGCTTCGGCTGGCGAAGACGCGGGCGACGTGGTCTGCGCAGTTCCGCCGACCCGGGCAGGCGTCACGCTCGAACACGAACACCGCGCCGCCCTGGCTGCCATGGCCCGCGCCCAGGACGCACGCGATGTGATCGTCGCCCGGCTGCTGGAGCAGGCGCAGAGCCGCTGGCCGCAGGAATGGCAGTCCCTGCGCCCGCTGCCGTTCCGCTTCGCCAGCTGGGTCGGCTACGACATGGACGGGCGCACCGATATCGGCTGGCACACATCCATCGCCTTCCGCCTGTCTGAAAAGGCCGAGCGGCTGGCACGCTACACCGCCAGCCTTGAAGCGATTGATCCTGCCCATGCCTTGCTCGGGGTTCTGCGCCCCGCCACCGCTTTCGCTGCCACGCGAGCCGCGGATTTCGCGGGCGACCTGTCGAGCGCCGAAGCGCTGGCCGAGGCGGCCAACCGCCTGACCATGCCGAGCGCGGAGAACCTGCTTTCGCTCACCCCGCTGATCGCTACCCTTGAAGACGAAGCGGCCAGCGCCGCACCGCCGCGGGCGATCAGGCTGCTGACCCTCGCTGCTGCGATGCGCGCAGACGGGCTGGGCATGGGGTGGATCCATTTCCGGGTGAACGCCAAGCAGCTCCACAACGCGGTCCGCCGCCGGATGGGCGACCACGAGACCATCGACCTCGCCAGCAAGGGGGCCATCGCCACCCTGCGCAGGCTGGTGGAAGAGGCCAAACCGCTGCGCACCAATTTCGCCGCGCTCGCCACCGAAAGCTCGACCGCGATCCGTCAGTTCCTCGCGATGGCGCAGATCCTCAAGCACATCGATGCCGACGCGCCGATCCGCATGCTGGTGGCCGAGTGCGAACAGCCCGCCACGGTGCTCGCCGCGCTCTATTTCGCCAAGCTGTTCGGGGTCGAGGGCAAGGTTGATGTCTCGCCTTTGTTCGAGACCGAGACCGCGCTGGAGCATGGCGGCCGCTTCCTCGACGCGCTGCTGGCTGAGCCGGCCTACCGCGCCTATGCGCGGGCCCGCGGGCGGGTGGCGGTGCAGACCGGCTTTTCCGATGCCGGGCGGTTCGTCGGGCAGGTGCCCGCCGCGCTCGCCATCGAGCGCCTTCAGGGCCGCCTCGCCGAAGCGATGGCGGCGAACGGCCTCGGCGATGTTGCCGCGCTGGTGTTCAACACCCATGGCGAAAGCATGGGTCGCGGCGCGCACCCCGCCTCGTTCCGCGACCGGATCGAATGGCCACTGTCCCCTTGGGCGCGGCGGCGCTTTGCCCGGGCGGGGATCCGGCTGGAGCCGGAGGTGAGCTTTCAGGGCGGGGACGGCTATCTGTTCTTCGCCACGCCCGAACTGGCACTCGCCACCCTGTCGCGCATCGCCGAACTGCGCCCGGCCGAAACCGATATCGCCGCGCCCGCCGATCCCTTCTACCACCGCACGGACCTGAGCCTCGATTTCTACCGCGCGGTGAAGGAGCATCAGGGCGATCACTTGGCCAGCCGCACCTATTCGCGCGCGGTGACGGCCTTTGGCCTCGGGCTCTTGAACCCCACCGGCAGCCGCGTTTCGCGCCGCCAGAGCGACATCAATGCCGACCGCGAGATGAGCCTGCGCCAGATCCGCGCCATCCCGCACAATGCGATCCTCCAGCAGCTGGGCTATCCGGTGAATGTCATCGCCGGGATCGGCAGCGCGGCGGACGGCAATCGCGAGGAAATCGCCGCTCTGCTGACCGATAGCCCGCGCGGGCGCCAGATCATGCGGCTGGTGCGGGCCGCCAACGGGCTTACCAGCATCAAGACCGTGGCGGCTTACGGCGAGCTGTTCAACTCGGCCTATTGGGCGAGCCGCACCTATCGCGGCTCCGAGGATCACCTTGCGGGGCCTTGCGCGGCGCTGGCCGAATATCTCGTCGGAGATGATCGCACCGGGGTGTTCCGCCGCCTCGCCTCGCGCCTCCGGATCGACGCGTTGAAGTTCCACCGTCTCAGTGATCTGGTGCCGGACGAGACCCCCGCGCAGGACCGCGAGGCGGTGCGCCGCCGGATCGGGGTGTTGCAGGCGCTGCGACTGGCGCTGCTCCAGCACATGTTCCTCAAGGCGGTGGGCGTCCCCGCCTTCAGCCGCGCCAACGACATCAGCCGCCGCGACGTGATCGACATGGTGCTGTCCCTGCGCGTCGACGAGGCACTCGCCCAGCTGCGCCGTGCCTTCCCCGTCAGAGTGCCCGGGCCACGCGATTTCCCATTGGACGAACCCTCCGATTATCCCGATGGCGGCGGGGAAGGCTACGGCGCGATCGAGCGTGATTTCATGACGCCGATCGCCACCGCACAGGAGCTCAGCCTGAGGATCTCGACCGCCATCGCCAACGAGTTCGGAGCGCATGGTTGA
- a CDS encoding glucokinase, translated as MHEVVAVDIGGTHARFAIASIAADGAITLGEPETLHTADHASFQTAWEAFRERMGGTLPAVVSMAIAGPVGSPGNLNPVIRFTNNPWIIRPPLIPEKLDVERFTIVNDFAAVAHAVARADASQFLHLAGPDEPLGHDGTISVIGPGTGLGVAHLWRSGSAYRVQATEGGHIDFAPLDSIEDAILARLRRRHNRVSVERVVAGPGIVDIYHALAALEQRSVPERDAIEIWTLGTSGEDSLAAAAIDRFCLSLGSVAGDLALAQGGFAGVVIAGGLGYRIRDTLLASGFAERFKAKGRFESLMASIPVKLIVHPQPGLFGAAAAYASEHLPPPGAPA; from the coding sequence ATGCACGAAGTTGTCGCGGTCGATATCGGCGGAACCCATGCGCGTTTCGCCATCGCGAGCATTGCCGCGGACGGAGCGATCACGCTGGGCGAGCCCGAGACGCTCCACACCGCCGATCACGCCAGTTTCCAGACCGCATGGGAAGCCTTCCGCGAGCGTATGGGCGGCACCCTGCCCGCCGTCGTCAGCATGGCGATTGCAGGGCCTGTGGGCAGCCCCGGCAACCTCAATCCGGTGATCCGCTTCACCAACAATCCTTGGATCATCCGCCCGCCGCTGATCCCCGAAAAGCTCGATGTCGAGCGCTTCACAATCGTCAATGATTTCGCTGCCGTGGCCCATGCCGTGGCGCGCGCGGATGCCAGCCAGTTCCTCCACCTTGCAGGGCCGGACGAACCCCTTGGACATGACGGCACGATCAGCGTCATCGGGCCGGGCACAGGCCTTGGCGTTGCCCATCTCTGGCGCTCGGGTAGCGCCTACCGCGTGCAGGCGACCGAGGGCGGGCATATCGACTTTGCCCCGCTCGATTCCATCGAGGATGCGATCCTTGCCCGCCTGCGCCGCCGCCACAACCGTGTCTCGGTGGAGCGCGTGGTGGCAGGCCCCGGCATCGTCGATATCTATCACGCGCTCGCCGCGCTCGAACAGCGCAGCGTGCCGGAACGTGACGCGATCGAGATCTGGACGCTTGGTACCAGCGGCGAAGACTCTCTGGCCGCTGCGGCAATCGATCGCTTCTGCCTGTCGCTGGGATCGGTGGCGGGCGACCTGGCGCTGGCGCAGGGCGGCTTTGCAGGCGTGGTGATCGCCGGCGGGCTTGGCTACCGCATCCGCGACACCCTGCTCGCATCCGGCTTTGCCGAAAGGTTCAAGGCCAAGGGGCGGTTCGAAAGCCTGATGGCCTCGATCCCGGTCAAGCTGATCGTGCACCCGCAGCCCGGCCTGTTCGGCGCGGCGGCCGCCTATGCTTCCGAGCACCTGCCGCCGCCGGGAGCCCCCGCGTGA
- a CDS encoding S46 family peptidase — translation MTRTFLLAGASALTLAIPAAALADEGMWLPSQTGAIADQMKAAGLELDAKTLGDLQRPPLTAIASLGGCSAAFLSPEGLVATNHHCVAGSLQYNSSPEKDYLTNGFLAQTLADELPAAPGSRVYVIEDLRDVSKDMLKGAEKLEGRARYDRLQANRTALIEACEKQANRRCDVRAYFGGQQYWLQQQLEIKDVRLVYAPAGGVGNFGGEKDNWMWPRHTGDFSFYRAYVAPDGSSAPFSKDNVPFKPKAWLPIAKEGVKDGDFIMVAGFPGTTERLRSAEEARFYYEELYPYQQAMLTEYGNRIDELTAGNQAATIAYAATLQGIENYEKKIAGQMAGADAISLVEKKQADEAGFRAWITADPKREATYGAALAELDKLVAESNAEALADAKRGMLGRGQLYGAARSLYRWANEQAKPDKQREPGFQERDRAFMTQGMQRIERRYVEAIDQALWADGLAEYRTLPAEQRIKSFDAFMEGRDLASLYAGSELANTAKRLEWMGKSVADFKASNDPFIQLAIATYDEAMASEAAEKERSGRVQKARSSVMEARLAYAASLGKTMYPDANGSLRFTYGNVTGKAVDGQVWTPFTTAEGIVAKHTGRGEFDAPDKMIELIKAKDYGRWASPELGTLPVDFLSTVDITNGNSGSSTLNAKGEFVGLAFDGTIEGVVSDWMYDPKINRTIHVDSRFMLWTMEKVDGAQRLLKEMGVETK, via the coding sequence GTGACGAGAACTTTCCTGCTTGCCGGGGCCAGTGCCCTGACCCTTGCAATTCCGGCCGCGGCGCTCGCCGATGAAGGCATGTGGCTGCCCAGCCAGACCGGCGCGATTGCCGACCAGATGAAGGCCGCCGGGCTTGAGCTCGATGCCAAGACCCTCGGCGATCTCCAGCGCCCGCCCTTGACCGCGATCGCCTCGCTCGGCGGTTGCTCGGCCGCGTTCCTTTCGCCCGAGGGCCTCGTCGCCACCAACCACCACTGCGTGGCTGGCTCGCTCCAGTACAATTCCTCGCCCGAGAAGGACTACCTCACCAACGGCTTCCTCGCCCAGACCCTGGCCGACGAACTGCCCGCAGCGCCCGGCAGCCGCGTCTACGTGATCGAAGACCTGCGCGATGTCTCCAAGGACATGCTCAAGGGTGCCGAGAAGCTCGAAGGCCGCGCCCGCTATGACCGGCTGCAGGCCAATCGCACCGCGTTGATCGAGGCGTGCGAGAAGCAGGCCAACCGCCGCTGCGATGTCCGCGCCTATTTCGGCGGGCAGCAGTACTGGCTCCAGCAGCAGCTCGAAATCAAGGACGTGCGCCTGGTCTACGCGCCGGCTGGCGGGGTCGGCAATTTCGGCGGCGAGAAGGACAACTGGATGTGGCCGCGCCACACCGGCGACTTCTCCTTCTACCGCGCCTACGTCGCGCCCGACGGCTCCTCGGCCCCGTTCAGCAAGGACAACGTGCCCTTCAAGCCCAAGGCCTGGCTGCCGATCGCCAAGGAAGGCGTGAAGGACGGCGACTTCATCATGGTCGCCGGTTTCCCCGGCACCACCGAGCGTCTGCGCTCGGCGGAAGAAGCGCGCTTCTATTACGAGGAACTCTACCCCTACCAGCAGGCGATGCTGACCGAGTATGGCAACCGCATCGACGAGCTGACCGCGGGCAATCAGGCCGCGACCATCGCCTATGCCGCAACGCTGCAGGGCATCGAGAACTACGAGAAGAAGATCGCCGGCCAGATGGCCGGGGCCGATGCCATCTCGCTGGTCGAGAAGAAGCAGGCCGACGAGGCGGGCTTCCGCGCGTGGATCACGGCCGACCCCAAGCGCGAGGCGACCTATGGCGCGGCGCTGGCTGAGCTCGACAAGCTGGTGGCCGAAAGCAACGCCGAAGCTCTCGCCGATGCCAAGCGCGGGATGCTCGGCCGCGGCCAGCTTTACGGTGCGGCACGCTCGCTCTACCGCTGGGCCAACGAACAGGCCAAGCCCGACAAGCAGCGCGAGCCCGGCTTCCAGGAGCGTGACCGCGCCTTCATGACGCAGGGCATGCAGCGCATCGAGCGCCGCTATGTCGAAGCGATCGATCAGGCGCTTTGGGCGGATGGCCTTGCCGAATACCGCACCCTGCCCGCCGAACAGCGCATCAAGAGCTTCGATGCCTTCATGGAAGGCCGCGATCTTGCCTCGCTCTACGCCGGCAGCGAACTCGCCAACACCGCCAAGCGCCTCGAATGGATGGGCAAGTCGGTTGCCGACTTCAAGGCATCGAATGATCCCTTCATCCAGCTTGCGATTGCCACCTATGACGAGGCAATGGCCAGCGAAGCGGCGGAAAAGGAACGCTCGGGCCGGGTCCAGAAGGCCCGTTCGAGCGTGATGGAAGCGCGCCTTGCCTATGCCGCATCGCTCGGCAAGACGATGTACCCGGACGCCAACGGCTCGTTGCGCTTCACCTATGGCAATGTGACGGGCAAGGCGGTCGACGGGCAGGTGTGGACCCCCTTCACCACTGCCGAGGGCATTGTCGCCAAGCACACCGGCCGCGGCGAATTCGACGCGCCCGACAAGATGATCGAACTGATCAAGGCCAAGGATTACGGCCGCTGGGCTTCGCCTGAGCTGGGCACGCTGCCGGTCGACTTCCTCTCGACCGTCGACATCACCAACGGCAATTCGGGCTCTTCGACCCTGAATGCCAAGGGCGAGTTCGTGGGCCTTGCCTTCGACGGCACGATCGAGGGCGTGGTCAGCGACTGGATGTATGATCCCAAGATCAACCGCACCATCCACGTCGACAGCCGCTTCATGCTGTGGACCATGGAAAAGGTCGACGGCGCGCAGCGTCTGCTCAAGGAAATGGGCGTCGAGACCAAGTAA
- a CDS encoding DUF1826 domain-containing protein, translating to MTMLLACQSRLANAPDVLDAIREEDCNLAIWERTPFANFAPLTEGDPQDIRFETTPDDLPAKLMAALAENGFAAPGLWDVLVADAAQLARRFCAAMDLARIELRLEVVRTDSCRKFHADYVSARLITTYVGAGTDWLDDAEAAHLAAGGEPRRINRMAAFDVGLFKGKLATERPAIHRSPPIAGTGATRLLLVLNPSAKPFVERPDSPFSETGELA from the coding sequence ATGACCATGCTGCTCGCCTGCCAGTCCCGCCTGGCGAATGCGCCTGATGTGCTGGACGCGATCCGCGAGGAGGATTGCAACCTTGCGATCTGGGAGCGCACGCCCTTTGCCAATTTCGCCCCGCTGACCGAGGGTGATCCGCAGGACATCCGGTTCGAGACCACGCCGGATGATCTGCCTGCCAAGCTCATGGCAGCCCTTGCTGAAAACGGCTTTGCCGCACCCGGCCTGTGGGACGTTCTGGTGGCAGACGCCGCCCAGCTCGCGCGCCGATTCTGCGCGGCGATGGATCTGGCGCGGATCGAATTGCGGCTCGAGGTGGTGCGCACCGATTCCTGCCGCAAGTTCCACGCCGACTATGTCAGCGCGCGCCTGATCACGACCTATGTCGGGGCCGGGACGGACTGGCTCGACGATGCCGAAGCCGCCCATCTCGCCGCTGGTGGCGAGCCGCGCAGGATCAATCGCATGGCCGCTTTCGATGTCGGCCTGTTCAAGGGCAAGCTTGCGACCGAGCGTCCCGCGATCCATCGCTCTCCGCCGATTGCGGGCACGGGAGCCACGCGGCTGCTGCTGGTATTGAACCCGTCAGCCAAGCCTTTCGTCGAACGGCCAGATTCGCCCTTTTCAGAAACCGGCGAACTGGCCTAA
- a CDS encoding ShlB/FhaC/HecB family hemolysin secretion/activation protein has product MALGLGAMLVPVSAASAQAQITPPNRTDLVPPELRREEQRPTLTIDGDFERPPCALDRPEFADIKFTVAGAQFNGLDRVPGLSLEDAVASYKGREVPVSVLCDIRAEANAILRRQGYLATVEIPEQTLADNTPDFNVVFGRLTSVRVRGDAGPSEKIVAGYLEKLTAQSVFNTNQAERYLLLADDLPGLDVRLSLRPAAGGAPGDLVGEIAVIRQRAMVDLNVQNLGSQAIGRFGGVLRGEAYDVTGLGDRTTLALFSTLDFTEQQTVQLGHDFRVGSEGLRLGGQLTWSTVNPSVGLAGFNVDSETWFASVFASYPLVRNRRSSLFADAGFDYVDQDVVLNGFGLTRDRVRMAFARLSGDMTDQQSVLRAGGYSPYEPKFRMRYGVELRQGLDVMSASPDCRPNLLGCLFGGGTPPSRIEADPTPLLARFNASVEYRPVPKFTLALTSQAQFTGDALPAFEELAGGSFSIGRGYDPGSVLGDSGVMSSFEMRYGSLAPASVDGWALQPYVFSDVAFVWNEDPSRSPTNPDRLWSVGGGVRVAWGPGLQSDFLIAVPLERPDLALTRGDVRFMFSLTARLLPWRF; this is encoded by the coding sequence ATGGCTTTGGGACTTGGCGCGATGCTGGTGCCGGTCAGCGCCGCATCGGCCCAGGCGCAGATAACGCCGCCTAACCGCACCGATCTCGTCCCGCCCGAGCTGCGCCGCGAGGAACAGCGCCCGACGCTGACCATCGATGGCGATTTCGAGCGCCCGCCCTGCGCGCTCGACCGGCCCGAATTCGCCGATATCAAGTTCACCGTCGCCGGAGCGCAGTTCAACGGGCTGGACCGCGTTCCCGGCCTGTCGCTCGAAGACGCCGTTGCCAGTTACAAGGGGCGCGAGGTGCCGGTATCGGTGCTGTGCGATATCCGCGCTGAGGCCAATGCCATCCTCCGCCGGCAGGGCTATCTCGCCACGGTCGAGATCCCCGAGCAGACCCTTGCCGACAACACCCCCGATTTCAACGTGGTGTTCGGCCGTCTGACATCGGTGCGTGTGCGCGGCGATGCCGGGCCGTCCGAGAAGATCGTGGCGGGCTACCTCGAAAAGCTCACCGCGCAGAGCGTGTTCAACACCAATCAGGCCGAGCGCTACCTGCTGCTCGCCGATGACCTGCCGGGCCTTGACGTGCGCCTTTCGCTGCGTCCGGCGGCAGGCGGCGCGCCGGGCGATCTGGTGGGCGAAATTGCGGTGATCCGCCAGCGCGCGATGGTCGATCTCAACGTCCAGAACCTCGGTTCGCAGGCCATCGGCCGCTTCGGCGGAGTGCTGCGCGGCGAGGCCTATGATGTCACCGGACTGGGCGATCGCACCACGCTGGCGCTGTTCAGCACGCTCGATTTCACCGAGCAGCAGACGGTGCAGCTGGGCCATGATTTCCGCGTCGGCAGCGAAGGCCTGCGGCTTGGCGGACAACTGACGTGGAGCACCGTCAACCCCTCTGTCGGCCTCGCAGGGTTCAATGTCGATTCCGAAACCTGGTTCGCCAGCGTCTTTGCCAGCTACCCGCTGGTGCGCAACCGCCGCTCCAGCCTGTTTGCCGATGCCGGGTTCGATTATGTCGATCAGGACGTTGTGCTCAATGGTTTCGGCCTGACGCGGGATCGGGTGCGCATGGCATTCGCGCGGCTTTCGGGCGACATGACTGATCAGCAATCGGTGCTGCGTGCGGGCGGCTATTCGCCCTACGAGCCCAAGTTCCGGATGCGCTACGGCGTCGAGCTGCGTCAGGGCCTTGATGTGATGTCGGCGAGCCCGGATTGCCGTCCCAATCTGCTGGGTTGCCTGTTCGGTGGCGGGACCCCGCCGAGCCGGATCGAAGCCGATCCCACCCCGTTGCTCGCCCGGTTCAACGCCTCGGTCGAATATCGCCCTGTCCCCAAGTTCACGCTGGCGCTGACCAGTCAGGCGCAGTTTACCGGCGACGCACTGCCGGCCTTCGAAGAGCTCGCGGGCGGCAGCTTCTCGATCGGGCGCGGCTATGATCCGGGTTCGGTGCTGGGGGATAGCGGCGTGATGTCATCCTTTGAGATGCGCTACGGCTCGCTGGCGCCGGCCAGCGTCGATGGCTGGGCGCTGCAGCCCTATGTCTTCAGCGACGTCGCCTTCGTGTGGAACGAGGATCCGAGCCGCAGCCCCACCAATCCCGATCGGCTGTGGTCGGTCGGCGGCGGTGTGCGCGTGGCCTGGGGGCCGGGCTTGCAGAGCGATTTCCTGATCGCTGTGCCGCTCGAGCGTCCCGACCTTGCCCTTACCCGCGGCGATGTGCGCTTCATGTTTTCCCTGACTGCCCGTCTGCTCCCCTGGAGATTCTGA